From the Amia ocellicauda isolate fAmiCal2 chromosome 21, fAmiCal2.hap1, whole genome shotgun sequence genome, one window contains:
- the plcb2 gene encoding 1-phosphatidylinositol 4,5-bisphosphate phosphodiesterase beta-2, producing MEKGSPLEPPVVKDYLVKGDRFTKWSEDSTRTSPVMMKVDPKGFYLYWTHQNKEMEFLDIATIRDTRSGKYARIPKNQKVRNVFNLDFPDSHYLAKTLTIVTGLDTVNLTYNNFFAYKENVTQNWAADILAIVYNPMRINACRQVFLEKIYVRISLQKNKDGKIPVKTIYKMFPADKKRVEAALASAHLPKGKHDAMKPDVFTEAAYKSFIMNLCPRPEIYEIFTSYSAKAKPYMTKENFTKFINEKQRDSRLNETLYPLIRPEQVKNLIEKYEPTASNANRGQISPEGLLFYLTGPETSIVALDKLGIYQDMMQPVPHYFIKSSHNTYLTAGQFSGVSSPEMYRQCLLAGCRCLELDCWKGKPPDEEPIITHGFTMTTEILFKDVIEAIAESAFKTSNYPVILSFENHVDSVKQQEKMANYCKTIFGDALLTDPLEKYPLKPGQQIPSPAELMGKILIKNKKNSKDTQEAAKKPETTDQTPPPAAANQPQENADQKSQESPETPKEGQEAAKEGQDAPKEVQDDQEEQDDQNEQDEEKMKNSDEGTAGQEVTAYEEMSALVNYIQPNKFISFENAKKKNKSYSISSFVETKGGDLLTKFPVDFIEYNKRQMSRIYPKGTRMDSSNYNPQPFWTAGCQMVALNYQTMDFPMQLNMALFEFNGRTGYILKHDFMRRPDKKFNPFADRIDSIVASTLKIKIYSGQFLSDKNVKTGVEVELIGLPGDPKRKYKTKMTTTPNGINPVWNEEPFVFEKILLQEMASLRIVVLDEGGKFLGHRILPVHAIQSGYQHICLRTESNMTLTLPALFVYIEVKDYIPESFAGFTDALFNPLKDKPSKPKPIEPAPEQKPPDETPSEPTTETSAATQPESKAAEVAPVQSAEVVPAASAEPEPASPPKSDSDSNPAPSDDTATAPPTEPTPDPPTEPNPGPSTEPKIEQSAEPNTAQPTEPEAAPSPDAEAAPEPEASTEPDSALVAEVAEVAPVAVDSDAAPSPPVEPEKEPASTGPEPATVTVVELKQHKNFVKITKKQEKEIKDLEKKFQKKSDDLTQKYNTLFKNLSNADKKRSQKNKDGDPGPSTEKVKELKEKLQTELKALCEEQYDLVKKKKEQHGSEQSIKLQDIAKEKHASEKKALKDALDSETKEMKKKLEAKRNEKLTASVKSASDKATQEKNKKEINSTFTDEVAQSTKELTEKNAAQQAVLEKKQAATLEEIKGIANQTAEEASSEYDKKMKGLPSHVRETVNSCVSPHYPDQVDKEEEKTANGDQGDGSDYGNVYLG from the exons GACTCAACTCGCACCTCTCCAGTCATGATGAAAGTTGATCCGAAGGGCTTTTATCTGTATTGGACCCATCAGAACAAG GAAATGGAGTTTCTGGATATTGCCACGATCCGGGATACAAGATCAGGAAAATATGCTAGAATCCCAAAG AACCAGAAAGTTCGGAACGTCTTCAACTTGGATTTTCCAGACAGTCACTATTTAGCAAAAACACTGACAATAGTCACAGGACTCGACACAGTGAATCTCACATATAACAACTTTTTTGCTTACAAAGAAAATGTGACCCAG AATTGGGCAGCAGATATTCTTGCTATTGTGTACAACCCCATGAGGATCAATGCTTGCAGACAAGTCTTCCTGGAGAAAAT ATATGTCCGTATCTCACTACAGAAGAACAAAGATGGCAAGATACCAGTGAAAAC gaTTTATAAGATGTTCCCTGCTGACAAAAAGAGGGTCGAGGCTGCTTTAGCGTCCGCTCATCTCCCAAAAGGAAAG CATGATGCAATGAAGCCAGATGTCTTCACTGAAGCTGCTTATAAATCATTTATTATGAACCTCTGTCCCAGACCAGAAATTTATGAGATATTCACATCTTA CTCTGCCAAGGCCAAGCCTTATATGACAAAGGAGAATTTCACCAagttcatcaatgagaagcaacgAGATTCACGGCTCAACGAGACCCTGTACCCCCTGATCAGACCCGAGCAGGTCAAGAACCTGATAGAGAAGTATGAACCCACCGCATCTAATGCTAACAGAG GCCAGATCTCCCCAGAAGGCCTACTGTTCTACTTGACTGGGCCTGAAACCTCCATTGTCGCGCTTGATAAACTGGGCATTTACCAGGACATGATGCAACCTGTGCCTCATTACTTTATCAAATCCTCACACAACACCTACCTCACAG CGGGCCAGTTCTCAGGTGTGTCCTCCCCCGAGATGTACCGGCAGTGTCTTCTCGCTGGGTGTCGATGCCTGGAGCTCGACTGCTGGAAGGGGAAACCCCCAGATGAAGAGCCCATCATCACCCACGGGTTCACCATGACCACCGAAATCCTCTTCAAG GACGTTATTGAGGCTATTGCAGAGAGTGCATTCAAAACATCCAATTATCCCGTCATCCTGTCTTTTGAGAACCACGTTGACTC AGTCAAACAGCAAGAAAAGATGGCGAACTACTGCAAGACAATTTTTGGGGATGCTTTGCTGACAGATCCACTTGAGAAGTACCCT CTAAAGCCAGGACAGCAAATACCGAGCCCTGCAGAACTGATGGGTAAAATCTTGATTAAGAACAAGAAGAATAGCAAAGACACTCAAGAGGCTGCGAAGAAACCAGAAACAACAGACCAGACACCACCTCCTGCCGCTGCCAACCAGCCACAGGAAAATGCTGATCAAAAGAGCCAAGAGAGCCCAG AGACGCCGAAAGAGGGGCAGGAAGCTGCGAAAGAGGGGCAAGATGCACCCAAAGAAGTTCAAGATGACCAAGAAGAGCAAGATGACCAAAACGAACAAGATGAAGAGAAGATGAAGAATTCTGATGAG GGTACAGCGGGTCAAGAAGTAACAGCCTATGAGGAAATGTCAGCTTTGGTGAATTACATCCAGCCAAACAAATTCATCTCTTTTGAAAATGCTAAAA AAAAGAATAAGAGCTATTCAATCTCTTCCTTCGTGGAAACGAAAGGAGGGGACTTACTCACCAAATTTCCCGTGGACTTCATTGA GTACAACAAGAGGCAGATGAGTCGCATCTACCCCAAAGGCACAAGGATGGACTCCTCTAACTACAACCCTCAGCCATTCTGGACTGCTGGCTGTCAGATGGTAGCGCTCAACTACCAGACTATGG ACTTCCcaatgcagttgaacatggcCTTGTTCGAGTTCAACGGGAGGACTGGCTACATTCTCAAGCATGACTTTATGAGACGACCTGACAAGAAGTTTAATCCCTTCGCTGACAGGATTGATTCTATTGTGGCAAGTACTCTGAAGATCAAG ATCTACTCCGGCCAGTTCCTGTCTGATAAGAATGTAAAGACGGGGGTGGAGGTGGAACTGATTGGCCTGCCTGGAGACCCCAAACGCAAGTACAAGACCAAGATGACCACCACCCCTAATGGCATCAACCCGGTGTGGAATGAGGAGCCCTTTGTCTTTgagaag ATTCTACTGCAGGAGATGGCCTCTCTCAGGATAGTGGTTCTTGATGAGGGTGGCAAGTTTCTTGGACACAGAATACTCCCAGTCCATGCAATACAGTCAG GCTATCAACATATATGCCTGCGAACTGAGAGCAACATGACGCTGACCCTGCCTGCCCTTTTTGTGTACATTGAGGTGAAAGATTACATCCCAGAATCCTTTGCCG GTTTCACAGATGCCTTATTCAATCCCTTAAAAGACAAGCCTTCAAAACCCAAGCCCATAGAG CCCGCTCCTGAGCAGAAGCCTCCAGATGAGACACCAAGTGAACCAACCACTGAGACCTCCGCAGCGACACAACCAGAATCAAAGGCTGCTGAAG TAGCTCCTGTCCAGTCAGCTGAAGTAGTACCTGCCGCCTCTGCTGAACCTGAGCCTGCCTCGCCGCCGAAATCTGACTCTGATTCAAACCCTGCTCCGTCAGATGATACTGCTACTGCCCCACCCACTGAACCCACCCCTGACCCGCCAACTGAACCTAACCCCGGCCCCTCTACTGAGCCCAAAATTGAACAATCTGCTGAACCCAACACTGCCCAGCCTACTGAACCTGAGGCGGCACCATCACCTGATGCCGAGGCAGCCCCCGAACCTGAGGCATCTACTGAACCCGACTCTGCTCTAGTTGCTGAAGTTGCTGAAGTTGCCCCAGTAGCTGTTGATTCAGATGCTGCCCCTTCGCCTCCAGTTGAACCTGAGAAAGAACCTGCAAGTACTGGCCCAG AACCGGCTACAGTGACAGTGGTGGAGTTGAAACAGCACAAGAACTTTGTGAAAATCACCAAAAAGCAGGAGAAAGAGATAAAGGACCTGGAAAAgaagtttcagaagaagagcGATGACCTGACGCAGAAATACAACACTCTGTTTAAGAATCTCAGCAATGCTGACAAAAAGAGGTCCCAGAAAAACAAAGA TGGCGATCCAGGCCCCAGTACAGAGAAGGTAAAAGAGCTGAAGGAGAAACTGCAGACGGAGCTGAAGGCCCTGTGTGAGGAACAATATGACCTtgtgaaaaagaagaaagaacagCATGGCTCAGAG CAATCCATCAAACTTCAGGACATAGCTAAAGAGAAGCATGCAAGTGAAAAGAAGGCACTGAAGGATGCTCTTGATAG TGAAACTAAAGAAATGAAGAAGAAACTTGAAGCCAAACGCAACGAGAAACTCACCGCCTCAGTCAAGTCGGCTTCTGATAAAGCTACACAGGAGAA GAATAAGAAGGAGATAAACAGTACCTTCACTGATGAGGTGGCACAGTCGACAAAAGAG CTTACAGAAAAAAATGCTGCGCAACAGGCAGTGCTAGAGAAGAAACAAGCAGCCACTTTAGAGGAGATCAAAGGCATAGCAAATCAG ACCGCTGAGGAAGCCAGCTCTGAATATGACAAGAAGATGAAGGGCCTTCCCAGCCATGTCAGAGAAACCGTGAACTCGTGTGTCAGCCCCCACTACCCAGACCAGGTGGACAAAGAGGAGGAGAAGACGGCCAATGGTGACCAGGGGGACGGTAGCGATTACGGGAATGTCTATCTAGGCTAG